A single uncultured Fibrobacter sp. DNA region contains:
- a CDS encoding CofH family radical SAM protein, whose protein sequence is MNPILQKAVQNGRITPAEALDILKNAPWTEVAETADAVRRRMHPENKVGYTAFRIVNYTNVCEVTCSFCSFCRPAHSPEAYILSLDEIRQKTIEAKAKGADQIFLQGGVNREIPLSYYTDVLKMLTQEMGVKVRGFSPVELVRIAEFSNIALDELLDIFKEAGLSSVPGAGAEILSDRMRQMLSPKKLPAQQWCDTLAACHKKGLPGSANIVFGSVETPEEIIEHLDYVRKTQDIAQGFKSFVVWTFQPQTDKFPIRHVRGDEYLKLLALSRLYLDNIPHIEVSLLGMGLSLGELGLHSGADDINSIVIEENVLQNHGLTTIEAAEEFIRNAGFTPYRRSLNFD, encoded by the coding sequence GTGAACCCTATCTTACAAAAAGCTGTTCAAAACGGGCGAATTACCCCCGCCGAAGCGCTCGATATATTGAAAAACGCCCCGTGGACCGAGGTCGCAGAGACCGCCGATGCCGTGCGCAGGCGCATGCACCCCGAAAACAAAGTGGGTTACACGGCATTCCGCATCGTGAACTACACGAACGTCTGCGAAGTCACGTGCAGTTTTTGCAGTTTTTGCAGGCCGGCACATAGCCCCGAAGCCTACATACTTAGCCTCGACGAAATCCGGCAGAAGACGATTGAAGCGAAGGCCAAAGGCGCCGACCAGATTTTTTTGCAAGGGGGCGTGAACCGGGAAATCCCGCTCAGCTACTACACCGACGTGCTCAAGATGCTCACGCAAGAAATGGGCGTGAAAGTACGCGGATTCTCGCCGGTGGAGCTCGTGCGCATCGCGGAGTTCAGCAACATTGCTTTGGACGAACTGCTCGACATATTCAAGGAGGCCGGGCTCAGTTCCGTGCCGGGCGCAGGCGCCGAAATCCTCTCCGACCGCATGCGACAAATGCTCAGTCCCAAGAAGCTCCCCGCGCAGCAGTGGTGCGATACGCTCGCAGCCTGCCACAAGAAGGGACTCCCCGGCAGTGCAAACATCGTGTTCGGCAGTGTGGAGACGCCCGAAGAAATCATCGAGCATTTGGATTACGTGCGCAAGACGCAGGACATTGCGCAAGGGTTCAAGAGTTTCGTGGTGTGGACATTCCAGCCGCAGACGGACAAGTTTCCCATCCGGCACGTGCGCGGCGACGAATACCTCAAGTTGCTCGCCCTCAGCCGCCTTTACCTTGACAATATCCCGCACATCGAAGTCTCGCTGCTCGGCATGGGGCTATCGCTCGGCGAACTCGGGCTGCACAGCGGCGCCGACGACATCAACAGCATCGTGATAGAAGAAAACGTATTACAGAACCACGGGCTCACGACCATCGAGGCGGCCGAAGAATTTATACGGAATGCAGGATTCACGCCGTACCGGCGCAGTTTAAATTTTGACTAA
- a CDS encoding esterase has protein sequence MKSTLAIAVSLVCSVALSAVEASAFTVTGKVNDESGKAIEKASVTLLGKGLRAETDATGSFSLHQDEAVPGNPGQVGPQDSAASVGGNLTDSLQGLAVSRPVGYLSVNNGVLSFSQSSGSPVRVQVFDMVGNRLLDETLYGTGTVDMNASIKARGTYFARVKVGSAQQNFKFTADGSFSAAFGEKAHARALLKVGDNDDLRVIANGYDTLTVHLTNLDTNLTLVLKKPAPPQPQYAYGWGLKNDPVPSSGCGKDTKLDYKYRGDKPYIEFKWSKGTRTVRIDIPKSYDKNKPYKLIFGMQCMGGWAGGVQDEGYYGLKQFDKDETVIFVAPEGNGNQAPWAQDDYTLFDELLAYLEGNFCIDSSRVFSTGFSYGSMFSNGLSWNHQEVLRAVAVYETAERNIWLPERKKMGVGWMGVLGLQDDLCRPEMGRAARDIILELNSEGGKAKNEKAQEYGGNGPHVCYDYTTVEERFPVRWCTQNGGHIWDHKDPGQFQSWVPQTTWDFFNKF, from the coding sequence ATGAAAAGTACACTAGCAATAGCTGTGTCGCTCGTTTGCTCTGTTGCTCTCTCGGCAGTTGAGGCGAGTGCGTTCACCGTAACCGGTAAGGTCAATGACGAAAGTGGCAAGGCCATCGAAAAGGCTTCTGTCACTCTTTTGGGCAAGGGCCTCCGTGCGGAAACCGATGCGACGGGATCGTTTTCCCTCCATCAAGACGAGGCCGTTCCTGGGAATCCGGGGCAAGTCGGTCCACAGGACTCGGCGGCTTCTGTTGGAGGTAATCTGACAGATTCGCTCCAGGGGCTTGCGGTATCGCGACCTGTGGGGTATTTGTCGGTGAACAATGGGGTGCTTTCGTTCTCCCAGAGTTCAGGCAGCCCAGTTCGCGTGCAAGTGTTCGACATGGTGGGCAACCGCCTGCTCGACGAGACCCTGTACGGCACGGGAACGGTAGACATGAATGCGTCTATTAAGGCTAGGGGTACTTACTTTGCCCGCGTCAAGGTTGGCAGTGCGCAACAGAACTTCAAGTTCACTGCCGACGGGAGCTTTTCCGCCGCATTCGGCGAAAAAGCCCACGCACGGGCTTTACTCAAAGTGGGCGACAACGATGACCTTCGCGTGATTGCGAATGGCTACGATACGCTCACGGTTCATCTGACCAATTTGGATACGAACTTGACGCTCGTCTTGAAAAAGCCTGCGCCGCCACAACCGCAGTATGCTTATGGTTGGGGCTTGAAGAACGACCCCGTTCCCAGTAGCGGTTGCGGTAAAGACACCAAGCTCGACTACAAGTACCGTGGCGACAAGCCCTACATCGAATTCAAGTGGAGCAAGGGAACGCGCACCGTGCGCATCGATATCCCCAAGAGCTACGACAAGAACAAACCGTACAAACTCATTTTCGGAATGCAGTGCATGGGCGGCTGGGCCGGCGGCGTGCAGGACGAAGGCTATTATGGTCTGAAGCAGTTTGACAAGGATGAGACTGTCATCTTCGTCGCCCCCGAGGGCAACGGAAACCAGGCCCCGTGGGCTCAGGATGACTACACGCTTTTCGATGAACTTCTCGCTTATCTCGAAGGCAACTTCTGCATTGACTCTAGCCGCGTGTTCTCGACAGGCTTTAGCTACGGCTCCATGTTCAGTAACGGACTTTCATGGAACCACCAGGAAGTGCTCCGCGCCGTGGCCGTGTACGAGACCGCCGAACGCAACATCTGGCTCCCGGAACGCAAGAAAATGGGTGTCGGTTGGATGGGTGTGCTCGGCTTGCAAGATGACTTGTGCCGCCCGGAAATGGGACGTGCCGCCCGCGACATTATCCTGGAACTCAACTCCGAAGGTGGCAAGGCCAAGAACGAAAAGGCTCAGGAATATGGTGGCAACGGTCCGCATGTGTGCTACGATTACACGACTGTCGAGGAACGCTTCCCAGTTCGCTGGTGCACGCAGAACGGTGGCCACATCTGGGATCACAAGGATCCGGGCCAATTCCAGTCTTGGGTTCCGCAGACTACATGGGATTTCTTCAATAAGTTCTAG